The following coding sequences lie in one Zingiber officinale cultivar Zhangliang chromosome 2B, Zo_v1.1, whole genome shotgun sequence genomic window:
- the LOC122048089 gene encoding transcription termination factor MTERF8, chloroplastic-like, which translates to MIRRLWAAVHRQLQVASSLGHRRTAAAASRPHLLGFVKPSSVSSVGAVDPSSLTASLLTRSCEISDNAALSISKKVKLDGLDQAVSVLALLKDYGFDDAHLVRLVDRLPHVLSMDVEKTLKPKLEFYCGISLVGTALQEILSASPSLLLTCSVENRLLPNAELLKSILKTNANLVGALKHTPWLITFDTRTVVLPKVDALRAYGVPDEVISVLFTRYGYALLTDAARFNDVFDEIKKMGICQKKPIFAHALGALTGLSKKTREEKVENLRELGWSQNHILEAFAKHPHIVLASIEKIRKTAKFVEEKLGWTPENTVKNPSLLSMSLEKRMMPRYAVLSILMHKGLIKPGFTGYHFLMSSKKFMMQFVTNYQEKAPEIVEAYQKLKSDI; encoded by the coding sequence ATGATTCGACGTCTCTGGGCCGCCGTCCACCGTCAACTTCAGGTGGCCTCCAGTCTCGGCCATCGTCGGACCGCTGCCGCCGCCTCTCGTCCACACCTTCTGGGTTTTGTGAAACCCTCTTCTGTCTCCTCCGTCGGCGCCGTTGATCCCTCATCCCTGACCGCCTCCTTGCTCACGAGATCGTGCGAGATCTCCGACAATGCCGCCCTTTCCATCTCCAAGAAAGTCAAGCTCGACGGCCTTGACCAAGCGGTATCGGTGCTCGCCCTCCTCAAGGACTACGGCTTCGACGACGCCCATCTAGTCCGCCTCGTCGACCGCCTTCCTCATGTCCTCTCGATGGACGTCGAGAAGACCTTGAAGCCCAAGCTGGAGTTCTATTGCGGGATCAGCCTCGTCGGAACCGCCCTCCAGGAGATCCTGTCAGCGAGCCCCTCGCTTCTCCTCACGTGCAGTGTAGAGAACCGATTGCTCCCCAACGCCGAACTCCTCAAATCGATTTTGAAAACGAATGCGAACCTCGTGGGTGCCCTAAAGCATACGCCTTGGTTGATCACCTTCGACACCAGAACTGTCGTTCTTCCCAAGGTCGATGCTCTGCGTGCATACGGCGTGCCCGATGAGGTAATCTCGGTGCTTTTTACCCGCTACGGCTACGCTTTGCTGACAGATGCAGCTCGATTCAATGATGTCTTTGACGAGATAAAGAAGATGGGTATCTGTCAGAAGAAACCCATTTTCGCCCATGCCCTCGGGGCGCTTACTGGATTGTCCAAGAAGACGAGGGAGGAGAAAGTGGAGAACTTGAGGGAATTGGGGTGGTCGCAAAATCATATCTTGGAGGCCTTCGCAAAGCATCCTCACATTGTACTGGCATCGATTGAGAAGATAAGGAAGACTGCGAAGTTTGTGGAAGAGAAGCTGGGATGGACACCGGAGAACACAGTGAAGAATCCGAGTCTTCTTTCGATGAGCCTGGAGAAGAGGATGATGCCCAGGTATGCCGTCCTGAGCATTCTCATGCACAAGGGATTAATCAAGCCTGGCTTCACAGGGTATCATTTTCTGATGTCGAGCAAGAAGTTCATGATGCAATTTGTGACCAACTATCAGGAGAAAGCTCCAGAGATAGTTGAAGCttatcaaaaactgaaatcagatATATGA